The following proteins are co-located in the Nitrospiria bacterium genome:
- the ppcA gene encoding phosphoenolpyruvate carboxylase: protein MMTQKGDRKFPATMATQHPDHANVPYWKKNGEAFINTQEEVEECISAFRDLRCQEYMWDWEGKYVDEAVVDKLVSSYYDFFKRLHLGRDVFLTFRLPNIWHEKGYRLARAYMGILTFEDLTSDLGFAHPPVFEVILPMTDEAKKLIHLQRTFGQVAQLKNAAFGSRKGIDYLRVIPLIEGISELTGSRKILHDYLELHEKEYGTRPDYLRPFIARSDPPLNAGLVPAVVAAKIALSEYYKFEEESGVPVSPIIGVGSLPFRGGLAPDRVKDFLAEYPGVRTVTIQSAYRYDYPLDEVKRSLQFLNRHLAKGRPRIYSPEEIREGEVLSGIFAKHYQQTVEGLAGMVNKFSKIIPQRRERMLHIGLFGYARGLGGKRLPRAIGFTAVLYSLGIPPELIGTGRGLREVREKGLTEALKGFYHNLEKDLIRAGHFLNKENLNFLARRSPAWRGVEKDVEGIEKFLGRELGPETVEHYLHRNLVSSAYLLWQSGKIPSDRILEAAKIRRSIG from the coding sequence ATGATGACTCAAAAAGGGGATCGAAAATTTCCGGCGACGATGGCCACGCAGCATCCGGACCATGCCAACGTCCCGTACTGGAAGAAAAACGGCGAGGCCTTCATCAACACCCAGGAGGAGGTCGAGGAATGCATCAGCGCGTTTCGCGACCTCCGTTGCCAGGAGTACATGTGGGATTGGGAGGGAAAGTACGTCGACGAGGCCGTCGTGGACAAGCTCGTCTCGAGCTATTACGACTTCTTCAAACGTCTCCATCTCGGAAGAGACGTCTTCCTGACCTTCCGTCTCCCGAACATCTGGCACGAGAAGGGCTACCGCCTGGCCCGCGCCTACATGGGGATCCTGACCTTCGAGGACCTGACCTCGGATCTGGGCTTCGCCCATCCGCCGGTCTTCGAGGTGATCCTGCCGATGACCGACGAGGCCAAAAAACTGATCCATCTCCAGAGAACCTTCGGGCAGGTGGCGCAGCTCAAGAACGCGGCGTTCGGCAGCCGGAAAGGCATCGATTACCTCCGGGTCATCCCCTTGATCGAGGGCATTTCGGAGCTGACCGGTTCCCGGAAGATCCTGCACGATTATCTGGAGCTCCATGAAAAAGAGTACGGGACGCGTCCGGACTACCTGAGGCCTTTCATCGCGCGGTCCGACCCGCCCTTAAACGCCGGCCTGGTCCCGGCCGTGGTCGCCGCGAAGATCGCCTTATCGGAATATTACAAGTTCGAGGAAGAGTCGGGCGTTCCGGTCTCTCCGATCATCGGCGTGGGGTCGCTGCCGTTTCGCGGCGGGCTGGCCCCCGACCGGGTGAAGGATTTCCTGGCCGAGTACCCCGGGGTCCGCACGGTCACGATCCAGTCGGCCTACCGCTACGACTATCCCCTCGACGAGGTGAAGCGGTCGCTCCAATTTCTCAACCGCCATCTGGCGAAGGGCCGTCCCCGGATCTATTCGCCCGAAGAAATCCGGGAAGGGGAGGTCCTCAGCGGAATCTTCGCGAAACATTACCAGCAGACGGTCGAGGGCCTGGCCGGAATGGTCAACAAGTTTTCGAAGATCATCCCGCAGCGTCGGGAGCGCATGCTCCATATCGGGCTGTTCGGCTATGCGCGGGGCCTCGGCGGCAAACGCCTCCCTCGCGCGATCGGATTCACGGCGGTGCTCTATTCCCTGGGCATCCCTCCGGAGCTGATCGGAACCGGCCGCGGCTTGCGCGAGGTCCGGGAGAAGGGACTGACGGAGGCCTTGAAAGGATTCTATCATAACCTGGAGAAGGACCTGATCCGGGCCGGCCATTTTCTCAACAAAGAAAACCTGAACTTCCTGGCCCGACGGTCCCCGGCCTGGCGGGGCGTCGAGAAAGACGTGGAGGGGATCGAAAAATTTCTGGGCCGCGAGCTGGGGCCCGAGACGGTCGAGCATTATCTCCACCGAAACCTCGTCTCGAGCGCCTATCTCCTATGGCAGTCCGGCAAGATCCCGTCCGACCGGATCCTGGAAGCCGCGAAGATTCGGCGGAGTATTGGGTAG
- a CDS encoding trypsin-like peptidase domain-containing protein, with amino-acid sequence MICRELMAARARDRSPLQSALFLGLVLGAASGGVTGCRYAADPPRDQPPGPEAAATSVYHPAGDRPAIPAVGELIPRHRFAQIAKSVAPAVVHLKTVQELREEGSLFHRSPGRAFLRHFFKNLLGLSREVVLKQEGVGSGFIVDPAGYVLTNFHVVKHAVEIRAVLSDEREMPARVVGQDARVDLALLRLEGEGPFPAAVLGDSARLESGEWAMAAGSPLGLAQTFTVGVISATGRSHLGITSRENFIQTDASINYGNSGGPLLNINAEVVGINTAIMPTGHGIGFAIPINMAREFIGEVLKSPPVQRAWLGIEARMPVPGRGDRDGVVLQSVQWPSPAWRSGLRAADRIIRLDDRELGDVAQLQRSIVKGGIGIERRLTVERGGVIKEIRVRPEEWPMRIFP; translated from the coding sequence ATGATATGCCGTGAGCTCATGGCCGCCCGCGCGCGGGATCGGAGCCCTCTTCAAAGCGCCCTCTTTCTCGGGCTCGTCCTCGGAGCCGCTTCGGGAGGGGTCACGGGCTGCCGCTACGCCGCCGACCCGCCCCGGGACCAGCCGCCCGGACCGGAGGCCGCGGCGACGAGCGTGTATCATCCGGCGGGAGACCGGCCGGCGATTCCGGCGGTGGGAGAGTTGATTCCGCGCCATCGCTTTGCCCAGATCGCAAAATCGGTGGCGCCGGCAGTGGTTCACCTGAAAACCGTCCAGGAGCTCCGTGAAGAAGGCTCCCTGTTTCATCGAAGTCCCGGCCGGGCCTTTCTAAGGCATTTCTTCAAAAACCTCCTGGGGCTCTCCAGGGAAGTGGTCCTCAAGCAGGAGGGCGTGGGCTCCGGTTTTATCGTCGATCCGGCCGGATATGTCCTGACGAATTTTCACGTGGTCAAGCACGCTGTTGAAATCCGCGCCGTGCTGTCGGATGAGCGCGAGATGCCCGCCCGCGTGGTCGGCCAGGACGCGCGCGTGGACCTGGCCCTGTTGCGGCTTGAGGGCGAAGGTCCGTTTCCGGCGGCCGTCCTGGGGGATTCCGCCCGCCTGGAGTCCGGGGAGTGGGCGATGGCGGCGGGCAGCCCCTTGGGTCTGGCCCAGACGTTCACGGTCGGCGTCATCAGCGCCACCGGCCGGTCGCATCTCGGGATCACCTCCCGCGAAAATTTTATTCAGACCGATGCCTCGATCAATTACGGCAACAGCGGCGGGCCTCTCCTGAACATCAACGCCGAGGTCGTCGGAATCAATACGGCGATCATGCCCACGGGGCACGGGATCGGTTTTGCCATTCCGATCAACATGGCCCGTGAGTTCATCGGGGAGGTGCTGAAAAGTCCCCCGGTGCAAAGGGCCTGGCTCGGGATCGAGGCGAGGATGCCCGTGCCGGGGCGCGGCGATCGCGACGGGGTCGTCCTGCAATCGGTCCAGTGGCCCAGCCCGGCCTGGCGGTCGGGACTTCGAGCGGCCGATCGTATCATCCGGCTGGACGATCGGGAGCTAGGAGATGTCGCGCAGCTTCAGCGGTCGATCGTCAAAGGGGGAATCGGGATCGAGAGACGCCTGACCGTTGAGCGGGGCGGTGTCATCAAGGAGATTCGAGTTCGACCCGAGGAATGGCCGATGCGTATTTTCCCTTGA
- a CDS encoding SHOCT domain-containing protein, which produces MRKPLFFIGVLLLCAFAAGCATGRTVSKAILEDNYNSVTLETWLDKSKQPIPLHFDHPADIGDADMKRILESIQVVEPPGMLSALILKSKATPEPAFIPAEAAFLAKPLATALRTAQPDERVVFFLHHQRSVYKGTTSSGVAFVKDKHLNIILGRYRMGNQPGQPDIPTGGNPFPGTNDQDFYLTPGPFQSLVEETKAPGGQEKVSPNRWLSIDYASLLNAPPQTAAPQPAAPPTEPAKVEPAPVAPLPFTLEDKLKTLNKLKEEGLITDEEYNEKKQELLKSF; this is translated from the coding sequence ATGCGAAAGCCGTTATTCTTCATCGGGGTTCTCCTCCTGTGCGCCTTCGCCGCGGGGTGCGCCACCGGCCGGACCGTTTCCAAGGCGATCCTGGAGGACAACTACAATTCGGTCACCCTGGAAACCTGGCTGGACAAGTCGAAGCAGCCGATCCCTCTGCATTTCGACCATCCGGCGGACATCGGCGACGCCGACATGAAGCGGATTCTGGAATCGATACAGGTCGTCGAGCCGCCGGGGATGCTCTCCGCGCTTATTCTGAAGTCCAAGGCGACCCCCGAGCCGGCCTTCATTCCGGCGGAAGCCGCCTTCCTGGCGAAGCCGCTCGCGACCGCGCTCCGGACCGCGCAACCCGACGAACGGGTCGTGTTCTTCCTCCACCATCAACGGAGCGTCTATAAAGGGACCACCTCTTCCGGGGTGGCGTTTGTCAAAGACAAACATCTCAACATCATCCTGGGGCGGTATCGGATGGGCAACCAGCCGGGTCAACCGGACATCCCGACCGGCGGCAACCCCTTCCCGGGAACGAACGACCAGGATTTCTACCTCACCCCCGGCCCCTTCCAGTCGCTCGTAGAAGAAACCAAGGCCCCCGGCGGTCAGGAAAAGGTCTCCCCGAATCGGTGGCTCAGCATCGATTACGCCTCCCTTCTGAACGCGCCTCCCCAAACCGCGGCGCCCCAGCCCGCCGCGCCGCCGACGGAACCGGCGAAAGTCGAGCCGGCCCCGGTCGCGCCCCTGCCGTTCACGTTGGAAGACAAGCTCAAAACGCTGAACAAGCTCAAGGAAGAGGGCTTGATTACCGACGAAGAGTATAACGAGAAGAAACAGGAACTGCTGAAGTCGTTCTAA
- a CDS encoding integration host factor subunit alpha: MRKADIANEVYERVGISKKEAAEIIETVLNTIKSVLQKGEAVKIAGFGNFVVRSKRARKGRNPKTGQEIGITPRRVVTFRPSQVFKKFVNKT, from the coding sequence ATGAGAAAAGCCGACATTGCCAATGAGGTTTACGAGCGGGTCGGGATTTCGAAGAAAGAGGCGGCCGAGATCATCGAAACCGTTTTGAACACGATCAAGAGCGTGCTTCAAAAAGGAGAAGCGGTCAAGATCGCCGGTTTTGGGAACTTCGTCGTCCGAAGCAAGCGGGCGCGAAAAGGGCGGAACCCCAAAACGGGTCAGGAGATCGGAATTACCCCCCGGCGCGTGGTGACGTTCCGTCCCAGCCAGGTGTTCAAGAAATTTGTTAACAAGACATAG
- a CDS encoding MerR family transcriptional regulator has translation MKKKTSLAAGALGQPEKSLDPDSRPDSNGHERLFYKISEVSDITGLEAYVLRYWESEFPILRPQKSRGGQRIYQKKDIEAILKIKQMLYEKGFTIAGARKVLAARNGEPSETAARPLSKEFVYRLRGELAEILRILSSHDKHRV, from the coding sequence TTGAAAAAGAAAACCAGCCTCGCGGCGGGGGCGCTGGGTCAACCCGAGAAGAGCCTGGACCCGGACTCACGGCCGGATTCGAATGGTCACGAGCGATTATTTTATAAGATCAGCGAAGTGAGCGACATCACCGGCCTGGAAGCCTACGTTCTCCGCTATTGGGAAAGCGAGTTTCCGATCCTCCGTCCCCAGAAAAGCCGGGGCGGGCAGCGCATTTACCAGAAAAAAGACATCGAAGCGATTCTGAAGATCAAACAGATGCTCTATGAAAAGGGATTTACCATCGCCGGAGCGCGGAAAGTGCTGGCGGCGAGGAACGGTGAACCTTCCGAAACCGCGGCCCGGCCGCTGTCCAAGGAATTTGTCTACCGCCTCCGGGGCGAGTTGGCCGAAATCCTGAGGATTCTTTCTTCACACGACAAACACCGTGTTTGA
- a CDS encoding protein-L-isoaspartate(D-aspartate) O-methyltransferase — MDDERARLRMVDEQLTARGIRDRRVLSAMGRVPRHRFVEEALRDRAYGDHALPIGEQQTISQPYMVALMTETLALKGSERVLEIGTGSGYQTAVLAELAAQVYSIERIDALALKARRLLAALGYRNVTIKVFDGTYGWKEESPFDAILVTAGSPEIPLPLTEQLGEGGCMVIPVGDRTNQVLKKVKKTSAGLEVTALKGCVFVPLIGGHGWLD, encoded by the coding sequence ATCGACGACGAACGCGCACGGCTGAGGATGGTGGATGAGCAGCTCACCGCCCGGGGCATCCGGGACCGGCGGGTCCTGTCGGCGATGGGGCGGGTGCCTCGCCACCGCTTTGTGGAGGAGGCCCTTCGGGACCGAGCCTACGGCGACCATGCCCTTCCCATCGGCGAACAACAGACCATTTCGCAGCCCTACATGGTGGCCTTGATGACCGAGACCCTCGCGCTGAAGGGCTCCGAGCGGGTTCTCGAGATCGGAACGGGGTCGGGGTACCAAACCGCGGTCCTGGCCGAGCTGGCCGCGCAGGTTTATTCGATCGAACGGATCGATGCCCTGGCGTTGAAGGCGCGCCGGCTGCTCGCCGCGCTCGGCTACCGGAACGTGACGATCAAGGTGTTCGACGGAACCTACGGCTGGAAGGAGGAGTCGCCGTTCGATGCCATCCTGGTGACGGCCGGCTCGCCGGAGATCCCCCTGCCGCTGACCGAGCAACTCGGGGAGGGAGGGTGCATGGTGATCCCGGTGGGGGATCGAACGAACCAGGTTTTAAAGAAGGTGAAGAAGACCTCCGCCGGCCTCGAGGTCACGGCGCTGAAGGGATGCGTCTTTGTGCCGCTCATCGGCGGTCACGGGTGGCTGGACTAA
- the cysS gene encoding cysteine--tRNA ligase, giving the protein MLNIANTMTGRKEPFRPGRGRNVGMYVCGVTVYDRCHLGHARSAVVFDLIRRYLEYKKFRVRFVKNFTDVDDKIIRRAVQEGRSWTEVAETYIGAYREDMGRLGVRPADREPKATEFIPEMIRLIKKLIRKGHAYSVDGDVYYRVETFKGYGKLSKRKSDELLAGARVEPDERKENPLDFALWKAAKPGEPSWESPWGPGRPGWHIECSAMSMKLLGISFDIHGGGMDLIFPHHENEIAQSEGATGETLARYWVHNGFVNVNREKMSKSLGNFFTIQEIFEKSPWPEPVTAEVLRYFLLSTHYRSPIDFSDEALQSAKAGLDNFYTMFQKLEEQTETASRPLERKLGAALKAFPKRFEAAMDDDFNSAIAIGEMQQLRAVVNAVLARGISRSSSQAVMKLFRKYGGLVGLFQVPLINWRFDVKAAAISHAEAHASGTSSAKAISESRGSDEFEKEINQLVIAREEARKKKNWAEADRIRDELARKGVVLEDRPDGTTRVRR; this is encoded by the coding sequence ATGCTGAATATCGCGAATACCATGACCGGAAGGAAGGAGCCGTTCCGCCCGGGGCGGGGCCGGAACGTCGGGATGTACGTCTGCGGCGTGACGGTGTACGATCGCTGCCACCTGGGCCACGCCCGCTCGGCCGTCGTTTTCGATCTGATCCGGCGCTATCTCGAATACAAAAAATTCCGGGTCCGCTTCGTCAAGAACTTCACGGATGTGGACGATAAGATCATCCGGCGGGCGGTTCAGGAAGGCCGGTCCTGGACCGAGGTGGCCGAGACCTATATCGGGGCCTATCGGGAGGACATGGGGCGTCTTGGAGTGCGACCGGCGGACCGGGAGCCGAAGGCGACCGAATTTATCCCGGAAATGATCCGCTTGATCAAAAAGCTGATCCGGAAGGGCCACGCCTACTCCGTCGACGGCGACGTCTATTACCGCGTCGAGACGTTTAAAGGTTACGGCAAGCTTTCCAAACGGAAATCCGACGAACTCCTGGCGGGCGCGCGCGTGGAACCGGACGAGCGGAAGGAGAATCCCTTGGACTTCGCCCTCTGGAAAGCGGCCAAGCCGGGGGAGCCGAGCTGGGAGAGCCCGTGGGGTCCCGGCCGTCCGGGGTGGCACATCGAATGCTCGGCGATGTCGATGAAGCTTCTGGGGATCTCTTTCGATATTCACGGCGGCGGGATGGACCTGATCTTCCCCCATCACGAGAACGAGATCGCGCAGTCCGAGGGTGCGACCGGGGAAACCTTGGCGCGCTATTGGGTCCACAACGGCTTCGTGAACGTGAACCGGGAAAAGATGTCCAAGTCGCTCGGGAATTTTTTCACGATCCAGGAGATTTTCGAGAAATCGCCCTGGCCCGAGCCCGTAACCGCTGAGGTCCTTCGTTACTTTCTTCTCTCGACCCATTATCGAAGCCCGATCGACTTTTCGGACGAGGCGCTCCAATCGGCCAAGGCGGGCCTGGACAATTTCTACACCATGTTCCAGAAACTGGAGGAGCAGACCGAAACGGCGTCCCGGCCGCTCGAGCGGAAACTCGGCGCGGCGCTCAAGGCCTTTCCGAAAAGATTCGAGGCCGCGATGGATGACGACTTCAATTCCGCCATCGCCATCGGCGAGATGCAGCAGCTTCGCGCGGTGGTCAACGCCGTGTTGGCCCGGGGAATCTCCCGGTCTTCGTCTCAAGCCGTCATGAAACTTTTTCGGAAGTACGGCGGCTTGGTGGGCCTCTTTCAGGTTCCCTTAATAAATTGGCGATTCGATGTAAAGGCGGCAGCTATAAGCCATGCCGAAGCGCATGCCTCCGGTACTTCAAGCGCTAAAGCTATTTCCGAGTCACGGGGCTCTGATGAGTTTGAGAAAGAGATCAACCAATTGGTTATTGCTCGAGAAGAAGCACGGAAAAAGAAGAACTGGGCCGAGGCAGATCGGATCCGCGATGAACTGGCAAGGAAGGGAGTGGTCCTTGAGGACCGGCCGGACGGAACGACGCGGGTGAGGCGGTGA
- a CDS encoding radical SAM protein has product MDHPRVLLITPPFTQLNTPYPATAYLTGFLQSKGFPVFQADLSIETFLALFSRPGLSRLFSAIRDREENRSSSGGVLTWGLMMEERYLDTIDPTIRFLEGADPSLATQICGRRFLPEGPRFANLKEDDWAFGSLGQSDRAKHIASLYIDDLTDLIRATVEPRFGLSRYAERLAASAASFDPLRSALESPPGLIDRMLEEALERSLNETVPDLVGITVPFPGNLYGALRAAAFIRRHRPRTKIILGGGYVNTELRELAEPRLFDYVDYVTLDAGEAPVLAILDALRASDPDPPLCRTFVRRGGRVVYRDTTPERIVPFAETGTPTYRGLPLKRYVSIVEMLNPMHRLWSDGRWNKLTVAHGCYWKKCAFCDVGLDYIQRYEPAPATLLADRIEALVEETGESGFHFVDEAAPPSRLADLALELLDRGRVISWWGNIRFEESFTPDLCRLLAASGCIAVTGGMEVAADRLLALMEKGIDVARVARVARAFTGAGIMVHAYLMYGFPTETVRETIESLERVRQLFEAGILHSAFWHRFTATRHSPVGLRPGAYGITITGPARGPFANNDLTHRDPAGSDPERLGPGLAKAVYNYMHGTGLEADVRRFFDFKLPKPKVPKNFIRASLRASSSSRDDLDGRVIWLGGTPSVRPLRSGKVSLLLPGNEETDEIELKAAPAEWLRSLIRDSRPRGRKGAPYPRLAEAKGRYPGSGGKAFETFIKSQEWKAVRAAGLLLI; this is encoded by the coding sequence TTGGATCATCCACGTGTCCTTCTGATCACCCCGCCCTTTACCCAGTTGAACACCCCTTATCCGGCGACGGCTTATCTCACCGGCTTCCTGCAATCAAAGGGCTTCCCGGTTTTCCAGGCCGATCTTTCGATCGAGACCTTCCTCGCTCTTTTTTCCCGGCCCGGGCTGTCCCGCCTCTTCTCGGCGATCCGCGATCGGGAAGAAAATCGATCCTCCTCCGGCGGGGTCCTCACGTGGGGGCTCATGATGGAGGAGCGGTATCTCGACACGATCGATCCGACGATCCGCTTCCTCGAAGGCGCCGACCCTTCCCTGGCGACGCAGATCTGCGGGCGGCGCTTTCTGCCGGAAGGCCCCCGGTTCGCGAATCTAAAAGAGGATGATTGGGCCTTCGGAAGCCTCGGCCAGTCGGATCGGGCCAAGCATATCGCCTCCCTTTATATCGACGACCTGACCGACTTGATCCGGGCGACGGTCGAGCCCCGCTTCGGCCTCAGCCGGTACGCCGAGCGCCTGGCGGCCTCGGCCGCGTCCTTCGATCCGCTCCGCTCGGCGCTGGAGTCCCCGCCGGGGCTGATCGACCGGATGTTGGAGGAGGCGCTCGAGCGTTCCCTGAACGAGACCGTCCCCGACCTGGTCGGGATCACCGTTCCCTTCCCCGGAAATCTCTACGGCGCGCTCCGCGCGGCGGCGTTTATCCGCCGGCACCGTCCCCGGACGAAGATCATCCTCGGCGGCGGCTACGTCAACACCGAGTTGCGGGAGCTGGCCGAGCCCCGGCTTTTCGATTACGTCGACTACGTGACCCTCGACGCGGGCGAGGCCCCCGTTCTCGCGATCCTTGACGCCCTCCGAGCGTCCGATCCGGACCCGCCCCTCTGCCGGACCTTCGTGCGGCGCGGCGGACGGGTCGTCTACCGCGACACGACGCCGGAGCGGATCGTTCCCTTCGCCGAGACCGGAACGCCGACCTATCGCGGCCTCCCGCTCAAGCGGTATGTCTCGATCGTCGAGATGTTGAATCCGATGCATCGGCTCTGGTCGGACGGCCGATGGAACAAATTGACCGTGGCCCACGGCTGCTACTGGAAAAAATGCGCCTTCTGCGACGTGGGGCTTGATTATATCCAACGTTACGAGCCGGCCCCGGCGACCCTTCTGGCCGACCGGATCGAGGCCCTGGTCGAGGAAACGGGGGAAAGCGGGTTTCATTTTGTCGACGAGGCGGCGCCCCCCTCCCGTCTCGCCGATCTGGCGCTGGAGCTCCTCGACCGCGGCCGCGTCATTTCCTGGTGGGGAAATATCCGTTTCGAAGAGAGCTTCACACCCGATCTCTGCCGTCTGCTGGCCGCGTCCGGCTGCATCGCCGTGACCGGCGGTATGGAGGTCGCCGCCGACCGGCTCCTCGCGCTCATGGAGAAGGGGATCGATGTCGCGCGGGTGGCGCGGGTCGCCCGCGCCTTCACAGGGGCCGGGATCATGGTCCATGCCTATCTGATGTACGGCTTCCCGACCGAAACCGTTCGGGAGACGATCGAGAGCCTGGAGCGGGTCCGCCAGCTCTTTGAGGCCGGGATTCTCCATTCGGCCTTCTGGCATCGCTTCACGGCGACACGCCACAGCCCCGTGGGGCTCCGCCCCGGAGCGTACGGAATCACGATCACCGGCCCGGCCCGCGGCCCCTTCGCCAATAACGATCTGACGCACCGCGACCCCGCCGGAAGCGATCCGGAACGGTTGGGGCCCGGCCTCGCGAAGGCGGTTTACAATTATATGCACGGGACCGGACTGGAAGCCGACGTCCGCCGTTTCTTCGACTTCAAGCTCCCCAAGCCGAAGGTTCCGAAGAATTTCATCCGGGCCTCACTTCGGGCTTCTTCATCTTCACGGGATGATCTTGATGGAAGGGTGATCTGGCTGGGAGGGACCCCGTCGGTCAGGCCGCTCCGGTCCGGCAAGGTCTCGCTCCTCCTTCCCGGAAACGAGGAGACCGATGAGATCGAATTAAAAGCCGCTCCGGCCGAATGGCTTCGTTCGCTCATACGGGATTCCAGGCCGCGGGGGCGAAAGGGCGCCCCATATCCCCGCCTGGCCGAGGCGAAGGGGCGTTACCCGGGGTCGGGGGGGAAAGCGTTTGAGACGTTCATCAAAAGCCAAGAGTGGAAGGCCGTCCGCGCGGCCGGACTGCTCCTGATCTGA
- the rlmB gene encoding 23S rRNA (guanosine(2251)-2'-O)-methyltransferase RlmB, giving the protein MKESSGPKTSRSDPRDKADRIFGIHPLMEALQGERSVERIYIAKGRGGGAVEDLIRLARSKGVPLHFEPREVLDRIVGSTKHQGVMGLVAAKAYGTLDAILERASKQGEAPAVLVLDGVEDPRNLGAILRTADAAGFHGVVIPQRRAAGLTETVAKASAGALEHVAVARVVNLTQALETLKAAGLWIYGLDPGAEKNYLEIDYRGPVAIVVGAEGGGISRRVLSGCDERVRLPMKGRVASLNVSVAVGVMAYEILRQRTPRP; this is encoded by the coding sequence GTGAAGGAGTCTTCCGGCCCAAAGACCTCCCGTTCGGACCCCCGGGATAAAGCAGACCGCATCTTCGGCATCCATCCGCTGATGGAGGCGCTTCAGGGGGAGCGGAGCGTCGAGCGCATTTATATCGCCAAAGGACGGGGCGGGGGCGCCGTGGAAGATCTGATCCGGCTTGCGCGATCCAAGGGCGTGCCGCTTCATTTTGAGCCCCGCGAAGTCCTCGACCGTATCGTCGGCAGCACCAAACATCAAGGCGTCATGGGTCTGGTCGCGGCCAAGGCGTACGGGACGCTGGATGCGATCCTGGAGCGCGCCTCGAAACAAGGGGAGGCGCCGGCCGTTCTGGTGTTGGACGGCGTGGAGGATCCGCGAAATCTCGGGGCGATCTTACGGACCGCCGACGCGGCCGGATTCCACGGCGTGGTCATTCCGCAGCGCCGGGCGGCCGGGCTGACCGAGACGGTGGCCAAGGCCTCGGCCGGCGCGCTCGAGCATGTCGCCGTGGCCCGCGTCGTCAATCTGACCCAGGCGCTTGAAACCTTGAAGGCGGCGGGGCTGTGGATTTACGGGCTGGACCCCGGCGCGGAGAAAAATTATCTGGAGATCGATTATCGCGGGCCGGTCGCGATCGTCGTCGGCGCGGAGGGGGGAGGCATCAGCCGGCGGGTGCTGTCGGGCTGCGATGAGCGCGTCCGTCTGCCGATGAAGGGCCGGGTGGCCTCGCTGAATGTCTCGGTGGCGGTCGGCGTGATGGCCTACGAAATCCTCCGCCAAAGGACGCCCCGTCCATAA
- the surE gene encoding 5'/3'-nucleotidase SurE — protein sequence MLILVTNDDGIQSPGIRALAKAMKRLGEVYVVAPDRERTAAGHSLTLHKPLRIEPLGRRAFSVSGTPTDCVNLAVNEILPRRPDLVVSGINRGGNLGDDVTYSGTVSAAMEGTLVGIPSIALSQLGEAHFHFETSARFATRLVRQVYRFGLPPDTLLNVNVPDLPPPAVKGVRVTCLGKRIFDSNNIIKKEDPRGKTYYWIAGNRVSWEERKDTDQEAVESGRISVTPVHLDLTNYTALAALREWEKRLTPFRRRTRPSRRP from the coding sequence ATGCTCATTCTTGTCACCAATGACGACGGCATCCAGTCGCCGGGGATCCGGGCCTTGGCGAAGGCGATGAAGCGGTTGGGGGAGGTCTATGTCGTGGCGCCGGATCGCGAGCGAACCGCGGCCGGGCACTCCCTCACCTTGCACAAACCCCTCCGGATCGAGCCCCTGGGCCGCCGCGCGTTCAGCGTCAGCGGGACCCCCACGGATTGCGTGAACCTGGCGGTCAATGAAATCCTCCCGCGCCGGCCCGACCTCGTGGTTTCCGGCATCAACCGGGGCGGAAATCTCGGGGACGACGTGACCTATTCTGGAACGGTATCGGCCGCCATGGAAGGGACGCTGGTGGGGATCCCGTCCATCGCCCTCTCGCAACTGGGAGAGGCGCATTTCCATTTTGAAACGTCGGCGCGGTTTGCGACGCGCCTCGTCCGCCAGGTGTATCGCTTCGGTCTTCCCCCGGACACCCTCTTGAATGTCAACGTCCCCGATCTGCCTCCTCCGGCGGTCAAAGGGGTGCGCGTGACCTGTTTGGGCAAGCGAATTTTTGATTCCAATAACATCATCAAGAAAGAAGATCCGCGGGGCAAGACCTATTACTGGATCGCCGGAAACCGGGTCTCCTGGGAGGAACGCAAGGACACGGATCAGGAGGCGGTGGAAAGCGGCCGGATCTCGGTGACGCCCGTTCATCTGGATCTGACCAATTATACCGCCCTGGCGGCCTTGCGGGAATGGGAGAAACGGTTGACGCCGTTTCGCCGGCGGACGCGTCCCTCCCGCCGTCCCTGA